From Syntrophorhabdus sp., a single genomic window includes:
- the rpoC gene encoding DNA-directed RNA polymerase subunit beta', which yields MEEYFKSDKQRDPLSYMAIKISLASPELIEKWSYGEVKKPETINYRTFKPERDGLFCAKIFGPVKDYECICGKYKRMKHRGIICEKCGVEVIQSKVRRERMGHIKLACPVAHIWFLKSMPSKIGTLLELTIKEVERVLYFEMYIVIEPGDSPYGFCEIISEEKYIEAREKYGEGFVGGIGAEAIRECLKKINVDELAKTLRIDMRDTSSDAKKKKIARRLKVVDAFKVSGVRPEWMILDIVPVLPPELRPLVPLDGGRFATSDLNDLYRRVINRNNRLKRLMELNAPEIIIRNEKRMLQEAVDALFDNSKRGRVVTGASKRPLKSLSDMLRGKQGRFRQNLLGKRVDYSGRSVIVVGPELRLHQCGLPKYMALELFKPFVYNRLIRKGYATTIKNAKKIVEKERPEVWDVLEEVIKEHPVLLNRAPTLHRLGIQAFEPQLIDGKAIQLHPLVCPAYNADFDGDQMAVHVPLSTEAQTEARVLMMSTNNILSPANGKPIIVPTQDIVLGLYYLTIDRKYRKGENKIFADSEEVRVAYDSGEIDLHAKIRVRLNGEMVNTTPGRIILRDVVQDALMELPQPKRDTVLKDMFSNINTIMDKKTIAALVDKCYRDAGEKCTVILSDRLKDLGYFYATLGGISISIDDMKIPQKKKILIEKAEEAAKTVQNQYREGLITDGERYNQVIDIWANVTEEIAKALMDELGSDIVLDMSGKPVIGANGKPEHQNSLNPIFIMAHSGARGNAQQIRQLAGMRGLMAKPSGEIMETPITSNFREGLDVLQYFISTHGARKGLADTALKTANSGYLTRRLVDVAQDVVVSEHDCGTFDYIEIGSLVEGGEVIERLDARILGRVSFEDMKDPDGAVIVRKNEEITEHHLKLIEEAGFEKVKIRSVLTCRAKRGVCVLCYGRDLARGRLVSIGEAVGIIAAQSIGEPGTQLTMRTFHIGGAASRRVEQSTLETRNDGIVRFINVRAILNREGVPVVMNRNGEIAIMDDAGRERERYSIIYGAKLRISDGQTVEEGETLAEWDPYTIPILSEESGKIKYGDIFEGDTMQESKDEVTGLSYKVIIEPKNAELRPRISIKDEKGRTKMIPGSTSPARYILPIGAHIVVNEGDEIFAGDVISKMPRETTKTKDITGGLPRVAELFEARKPKENAIVTEINGVVTFGKMAKGKREIIVTPDTVHGEPRKYTIPRGKHVIVHEGDYVRAGEPLMDGPVNPHDVLRILGIKDLARYLVDEIQEVYQLQGVKINDKHIETIVRQMLKRVRIKDIGDTNFIIDDYVEWWVFEEENRRVLAEGGKPAQAEPLFLGITKASLITDSFISAASFQDTTKVLTQASIEGRVDYLRGLKENVIMGRIIPAGTGYPKYRNYDMNVLDKPEELPEEEVLPELAN from the coding sequence CACATCTGGTTCCTCAAGAGCATGCCGAGCAAGATCGGCACGCTTCTGGAACTCACCATAAAGGAAGTGGAACGCGTCCTCTATTTCGAGATGTACATCGTCATCGAGCCCGGCGATTCCCCTTACGGCTTCTGCGAGATCATAAGCGAGGAGAAATATATTGAAGCCCGTGAGAAATACGGTGAGGGCTTCGTCGGCGGCATAGGGGCGGAGGCCATCAGGGAATGCCTCAAGAAGATCAACGTCGATGAGCTTGCCAAGACGCTCCGCATCGACATGCGCGATACATCGAGCGACGCGAAGAAAAAGAAGATCGCGCGGCGGCTGAAGGTCGTCGATGCCTTCAAGGTCTCCGGCGTGCGGCCGGAGTGGATGATACTCGACATCGTCCCCGTCCTGCCGCCGGAGCTGAGGCCTCTCGTTCCCCTCGACGGCGGGCGTTTCGCCACGAGTGACCTCAATGACCTCTACCGGCGCGTCATCAACAGGAACAACCGTCTCAAGAGGCTCATGGAGCTGAACGCCCCGGAGATCATCATAAGGAACGAGAAGAGGATGCTCCAGGAGGCGGTCGATGCCCTTTTCGACAACTCGAAGCGGGGCAGGGTCGTGACGGGAGCAAGCAAGCGCCCCCTGAAATCATTGAGCGATATGCTCCGTGGAAAACAGGGTCGGTTCCGGCAGAACCTTTTGGGTAAACGTGTCGACTATTCCGGCCGCTCAGTCATCGTTGTCGGTCCCGAGCTGAGGCTCCACCAGTGCGGTCTCCCCAAATACATGGCGCTGGAGCTCTTCAAACCCTTCGTGTACAATCGTCTCATCAGGAAAGGCTACGCGACGACGATCAAGAACGCGAAGAAGATCGTCGAAAAGGAAAGACCCGAGGTCTGGGATGTCCTGGAAGAGGTGATCAAGGAGCATCCCGTGCTTCTCAACAGGGCGCCGACGCTTCACCGCCTCGGCATACAGGCCTTTGAGCCGCAGCTCATAGACGGCAAGGCCATTCAGCTTCACCCCCTCGTCTGCCCCGCGTACAACGCGGACTTCGACGGTGACCAGATGGCGGTCCACGTGCCGCTGTCCACCGAGGCCCAGACCGAGGCCAGGGTCCTCATGATGTCGACGAACAACATACTTTCCCCTGCCAACGGCAAGCCCATCATCGTGCCGACGCAGGACATAGTCCTCGGGCTATACTATCTCACCATCGACCGCAAGTACCGCAAGGGTGAGAACAAGATCTTCGCGGATTCCGAAGAGGTCCGTGTGGCCTACGATTCCGGAGAGATCGACCTTCACGCAAAGATACGGGTGCGGCTCAACGGCGAAATGGTGAACACCACCCCGGGAAGGATAATCTTGAGGGATGTGGTGCAGGACGCTCTCATGGAATTGCCCCAGCCGAAGAGGGACACGGTCCTCAAGGACATGTTCTCGAACATCAACACGATCATGGACAAGAAGACCATTGCGGCTCTCGTGGACAAATGCTACCGCGATGCCGGCGAGAAATGCACCGTCATCCTTTCCGACCGCTTGAAGGACCTCGGCTATTTCTACGCAACATTGGGCGGGATATCGATCTCCATCGATGACATGAAGATTCCCCAGAAGAAGAAGATACTGATAGAGAAGGCCGAAGAGGCGGCGAAGACCGTCCAGAACCAGTACCGGGAGGGTCTCATAACGGACGGCGAGCGATACAACCAGGTCATCGACATCTGGGCGAACGTGACGGAAGAGATAGCGAAGGCGCTGATGGATGAGCTTGGCTCCGATATTGTCCTCGATATGTCGGGAAAACCTGTCATCGGGGCAAACGGCAAGCCGGAACACCAGAACAGCCTGAATCCGATCTTCATAATGGCCCACTCCGGCGCGAGAGGTAACGCCCAGCAGATCAGGCAGCTCGCCGGCATGAGGGGGCTCATGGCCAAACCTTCCGGCGAGATCATGGAAACGCCCATCACGAGTAACTTCCGCGAGGGGCTCGACGTCCTCCAGTACTTCATATCCACGCACGGCGCACGGAAGGGCCTCGCGGACACGGCGCTCAAGACGGCTAACTCCGGCTACCTTACAAGAAGGCTTGTTGACGTCGCCCAGGATGTGGTCGTATCCGAGCATGACTGCGGGACCTTCGACTACATAGAGATCGGGTCGCTCGTCGAGGGCGGCGAGGTCATCGAGCGCCTTGACGCGCGTATCCTTGGCCGGGTCTCATTCGAGGACATGAAGGATCCTGACGGTGCCGTCATAGTCCGCAAGAACGAAGAGATCACCGAACACCACCTCAAGCTCATCGAGGAGGCCGGTTTTGAAAAGGTGAAAATACGCTCTGTGCTTACCTGCCGGGCGAAAAGAGGGGTCTGCGTGCTTTGTTATGGCCGCGACCTCGCCCGCGGGCGACTCGTGAGCATCGGCGAGGCCGTGGGTATCATAGCGGCGCAGTCGATCGGCGAGCCTGGCACGCAGCTCACGATGAGGACCTTCCACATCGGTGGCGCTGCGTCGAGGAGGGTCGAGCAGTCGACGCTGGAAACGAGGAACGATGGTATTGTCAGGTTCATCAACGTGAGGGCCATTCTCAACCGTGAGGGTGTTCCCGTCGTGATGAACCGCAACGGCGAGATCGCCATAATGGACGACGCGGGAAGGGAAAGGGAGCGCTACTCCATCATCTACGGGGCGAAGCTCAGGATCAGCGACGGACAGACCGTCGAAGAAGGAGAAACGCTGGCCGAATGGGATCCCTACACCATCCCCATACTGTCGGAAGAGAGCGGCAAGATCAAATACGGCGACATATTCGAAGGCGACACCATGCAGGAGAGCAAGGACGAGGTGACGGGGCTTTCATACAAGGTCATCATCGAACCGAAGAACGCGGAGCTCCGTCCAAGGATCTCCATCAAGGATGAGAAGGGCAGAACGAAGATGATCCCCGGGTCGACGAGCCCCGCCCGATACATACTCCCCATAGGCGCCCATATCGTTGTCAATGAGGGTGATGAGATCTTCGCGGGCGATGTTATTTCCAAGATGCCTCGTGAGACCACGAAGACGAAGGACATCACCGGCGGTCTTCCCCGCGTAGCGGAGCTTTTCGAAGCGCGCAAACCGAAGGAGAACGCCATCGTCACCGAGATCAACGGCGTTGTCACCTTCGGGAAGATGGCCAAGGGAAAGAGAGAGATCATCGTGACCCCCGACACCGTGCACGGTGAGCCAAGGAAATACACCATTCCACGGGGCAAGCACGTCATCGTCCACGAGGGCGATTACGTCAGGGCCGGCGAGCCGCTCATGGACGGTCCCGTGAACCCCCATGACGTCTTAAGGATACTCGGTATCAAGGACCTTGCACGGTACCTCGTCGACGAGATCCAGGAGGTCTACCAGCTCCAGGGCGTCAAGATAAACGACAAGCACATCGAGACGATCGTGCGACAGATGCTCAAGAGGGTGCGTATCAAGGACATAGGGGACACCAACTTCATAATCGACGATTACGTGGAATGGTGGGTCTTCGAAGAGGAGAACAGGCGTGTTCTGGCAGAAGGCGGAAAGCCCGCGCAGGCGGAGCCGCTCTTCCTCGGCATCACGAAGGCGTCACTGATAACGGACAGCTTCATTTCCGCGGCAAGCTTCCAGGATACCACCAAGGTGTTGACGCAGGCGTCCATTGAAGGCAGGGTCGATTACCTGAGGGGTTTGAAAGAGAATGTCATCATGGGGCGGATCATCCCGGCCGGGACGGGTTATCCCAAGTACCGGAACTACGATATGAATGTTTTGGATAAACCGGAAGAACTCCCCGAGGAGGAAGTCCTTCCGGAACTGGCAAACTAG
- the ybgF gene encoding tol-pal system protein YbgF, giving the protein MRYRSIIGRKERSCLTTFPGGLLVLSVLCAALLAGCVTTEEATKIQGSMTNLQGDFYQFRQDTEARLSKIEKEQENLSKQVVTMYSSVDSRDEKIRTIMGKLDELDYQIKTYWAETKSMAATKRTPEQLPPISTKDPKAPEKAPKTDARYEEAYKEAFESFQRGQYENAVTKFTAFTETYSGTPLASNAFYWIGECYMNLKNYDKAILYFQEVIDKHPKSEKAPRALLSQAEAFRLTNDKKSSTTLLKRVIELYPKSEEAVIAERKLRNP; this is encoded by the coding sequence ATGAGATACAGGTCCATTATCGGCCGCAAGGAGCGTTCCTGCCTTACAACCTTTCCCGGAGGCCTCCTGGTGTTATCCGTCCTCTGTGCCGCCCTGCTGGCAGGATGCGTGACCACGGAAGAAGCGACGAAGATCCAGGGAAGCATGACCAACCTTCAAGGTGATTTCTATCAATTCCGGCAGGACACGGAGGCGCGGCTCTCCAAGATAGAAAAGGAGCAGGAGAACCTCAGCAAGCAGGTCGTCACCATGTACTCTTCGGTGGACTCCCGCGACGAGAAGATACGCACCATCATGGGAAAGCTTGACGAACTCGACTACCAGATCAAGACCTACTGGGCGGAAACAAAGAGCATGGCTGCCACAAAACGGACTCCCGAGCAGCTTCCCCCGATATCCACGAAGGACCCCAAGGCGCCCGAGAAGGCACCGAAAACGGATGCGCGGTACGAAGAGGCATACAAGGAGGCATTCGAGAGCTTTCAGCGCGGGCAGTACGAGAACGCGGTAACAAAGTTCACGGCCTTCACGGAGACATACAGCGGCACGCCGCTCGCCTCCAACGCCTTTTACTGGATCGGCGAATGCTACATGAACCTTAAGAACTACGACAAGGCCATACTCTATTTCCAGGAGGTCATAGACAAGCATCCCAAGAGTGAAAAGGCCCCGAGGGCCCTCCTGTCACAGGCAGAGGCCTTTCGGCTGACGAATGACAAGAAAAGCTCTACCACCCTTCTGAAAAGGGTGATAGAGCTCTATCCGAAAAGCGAAGAGGCTGTGATAGCGGAACGGAAGCTCCGCAACCCCTAG
- a CDS encoding OmpA family protein, producing the protein MKKILILLVALIFVAVGCAPKAVQTTPPATSATDRSLSDKDRDRAGISEEELAKAERDRLLREQERLAGILRDIQFDFDSYAVNSSELPKIEGVGSFMKEDRSVRIVIEGHCDERGTVDYNLALGQKRAEAVKAYLLKLGVEGGRIRTISYGKELPVDTGKTEDAWARNRRAHFKLDRKG; encoded by the coding sequence ATGAAAAAGATTCTGATTCTTCTGGTGGCATTGATCTTCGTTGCCGTCGGGTGTGCGCCGAAAGCGGTCCAGACCACGCCCCCCGCGACGAGCGCGACCGACAGGTCACTGTCCGACAAGGACAGGGACAGAGCTGGTATCAGCGAAGAAGAGCTGGCGAAGGCGGAGCGCGACCGGCTCCTGAGAGAGCAGGAACGCCTCGCAGGAATACTCAGGGACATCCAGTTCGATTTCGACAGTTACGCGGTGAACAGCTCGGAGCTGCCCAAGATAGAGGGTGTGGGCTCCTTCATGAAAGAGGACAGGAGCGTACGGATCGTTATTGAAGGCCACTGCGACGAACGGGGCACCGTCGATTACAACCTTGCCCTGGGGCAGAAAAGGGCCGAGGCAGTGAAGGCGTACCTTCTCAAACTGGGAGTAGAAGGCGGCCGCATCCGCACGATATCCTACGGCAAGGAGCTCCCCGTCGATACAGGCAAGACCGAGGATGCCTGGGCAAGGAACAGGCGGGCCCATTTTAAACTCGACCGAAAGGGGTAA